The DNA segment CGCGACGGCGTCATCGCCTTTGTCGAGGAGTTCGATCTGGCCATGAACCAGTATTTTCGGGGCCAGATCATGATCTCCGGCGTGTTGTGCATTGTTTTCGCGGCGGGTTTCTCCATGATCGGCCTGCCCCTGGGCATCCTCCTGGGGATCATGCTCGGCATCATGACCCTGGTGCCCTATCTGCAGATCTTGGGCGCCATTCCAGCGGTCATGGTCGCGGCCATCCATGCCCTGGAAACCGGACAATCCTTTTGGGTGGTCCTGGGACTGACCGGGCTGGTTTTTGTCGTGGCCCAGATTGTCCAGGACGTGATCCTGGTGCCCAGAATCCTCGGCAAGGCCATGGGCCTGTCCCCGGCGGTCATGCTTTTGTCCCTGTCCATCTGGGGCAAGCTTCTCGGAATGCTCGGACTTTTGATCGCCCTGCCCATGACCTGTCTGGTCCTGGCCTATTACCGCCGCCTGGTGCTGAAGCAGGAGGTCGCGGTTTTCGCGGACGGGGCCGAAACGTAGGAACCTTCCGTTCGCCTGGCCTTTCACGGTAATTTTGTGCCCTGCCGGGGGACGATTCCTTTCTGGACAAGGCCGGGCTTTCTCCCTAGTAGTTTGACCGTTCACACAACCAACCTCATTTTTTTCCATTCATGGCACTCATCAGCGCAAGCAATCTTTCCCTGTCGTTTTCCGGCCCGCTTCTCCTGGACGATATCAGTCTGCAGCTCCACGAAGGTGATCGCGTCTGCCTTCTGGGGCGCAATGGCGAAGGCAAGTCCACCCTGATGCGCATCCTGGCCCGCGAGTTTCCCTCCGATTCCGGCGAAGTGCGCTGGTCCAAGGATCTGACCATCGCCTCCTTGCCCCAGGAGGTGCCCGCCAGCCTGGGCGGCACGGTGTATCAGGTCGTGGCCGATGGCGCGGGCGAGGCCGGGCTGTGTCTGGCGGCGCTGCGCTACGAGGCCAGCCCGGACATTGCCGTGGACCCGCCCCTGGTGGCCAGGGCGCACCGCATGCTTGACGAGCAGGGCGCCTGGAGCGTGACCCAGAAAATCGACACGGTCATCACCCATCTCGATCTGGACCCGGACGCGGATTTCGCCAGCCTGTCCGGCGGATTGAAGCGCAAGACGCTGCTGGCGCGGGCCCTGGCCGGCGATCCGGACATCCTTTTTTTGGACGAGCCCACCAACCATCTGGACATCGCCTCCATCCGCTGGCTGGAGGAATTTTTGGTCAAGCAGGTTCGGACTCTTTTTTTCGTCACCCATGACCGCATGTTCCTGCGCCACGTGGCCAACCGCATCCTGGAACTGGACCGGGGACAATTGGTGGACTGGGCCTGCGACTACGACACCTTTCTGAAGCGCAAGGCCGATGTCCTGGCCACGGAAGAGGCGCTTTGGAAACGGTTTGACCAGAAACTCAAGGAAGAGGAAATCTGGATCAGGCAGGGCATCAAGGCGCGGCGGACCCGCAACGAGGGCCGGGTCCGGGCGTTGAAGACCATGCGCGAGGAGCGTCGCCAGCGGCGCGAGCGCACCGGCAACGTGTCCATGCAGATCCAGGAGGCGCGCACGAGCGGGACCCTGGTCCTGGAAGTGAAAAATATTTCCTTTGCCTGGGAAGGGCGGCCGGTCATCCGTGATTTTTCCTGCAACGTCATGCGTGGGGACAAGGTCGGCATTGTCGGCCCCAACGGCGTGGGCAAGACCACGCTCTTAAAGCTCCTGCTGGGCGATCTGGAACCCCAGGCGGGCGCGGTCCGTCAGGGGACCAAGCTGGAAGTGGCCTATTCGGATCAGATGCGTTCCATTCTGGACGACACCAAGACCGCCCGCGACATTGTCGGCGAGGGCGCGGATTTTATCGACGTCAATGGCAACCGCCGCCATGTCATCGGCTACCTGAAAGATTTTTTGTTCACCCCGGAGCGGGCCCAGACCCCTGTCAGCGTTTTGTCCGGCGGCGAGCGCAATCGTCTGCTTCTGGCCAAGCTCTTCACCCGGCCGTGCAACGTGTTGGTTCTGGACGAGCCGACCAACGATCTGGATCAGGAAACCCTGGAGTTGCTGGAGGAGCTTATCGGCGATTTTTCCGGCACGGTGCTCGTGGTCAGCCATGACCGCGAATTTCTGAACAACACGGTCACGTCCTGTTTCGTGTTCGAGGGCCACGGCCGCGTGGTCGAGTACGCCGGCGGCTACGACGACTGGCTGACCCAGCGTCCCGTGGTCGAGGAAAAAACGCCCGTTCTGCCCAGGCCGGAGCGCGTCAAGGCGCCCAGGGCCCGCAAGCTGACCTACAAGGAATCCCGCGAGCTGGAAGCCCTTCCGGAGCGTATCGAGGCCCTTGAAGGGGACATTGCCCAGCTTCAGGAGCGCATGAACGATCCCGAATTTTACACCAACGACCACACCGTCGTCGCGACCGAGGCCGCCCGCCTGGACGTGTTGGAATCCGAGCTGGACGAGCTGCTGACCCGTTGGGACGAGTTGGAAGAACTGCGCAAGCTGTGCGAATCGTGAGCGCGCCCATGGATATCACCCTGACCACCCCGGCCCTGCTGTTTTCAACCCTGTCCCTGTTGCTCCTGGCTTACACCAACCGGTTTCTCGCCCTGGCCGCGCGCATCCGCACCCTGTATGACCGCTATCAGACCAGCCAGTTTCCGGGCCTTTTGGCGCAGATTGAAAGTCTGCGTCTGCGCGTCAATCTGATTCGACTCATGCAGATGTATGGGGTGCTCAGTCTTTTTTTGTGCGTGCTGTGCATGTTTTTTCTGTTTGCCGGCTTCATCATCATGGGCAAGATTGTCTTTGGCCTGAGCCTTCTGGCCATGCTTGTCTCCCTGGGCGTGTCCACGCGGGAGATTTCCATGTCCACCCTGGCGTTGAATATCCAGCTGGAAAGCCTGAGCGCCGCGCGGGAGAAAAACGATGGTCGTTAAATTCGGAGAAACGCGGGATTTTGTCTGCCGCCAGTGCGGCCTGTACGGCATGGTCGATGTCATGGGCATGGAATTCGTCTATGAGGAAACAACCGGCATCCTCCATGATGTGGTCGATGATCCCGACGGACGGCGCATGGGCGACCAGATCGTGTGTGATTGCGGGTGCGAATTTTTTGATATGCGGACACCGGGAGGCAAATGATGGAGCGGATTTTTGAGCCCAAGGCCATGCAGGACCTGGCCCTGTCCTGGCGCGCCCAAGGGCTGACGGTGGGGTTGGTCCCGACCATGGGTTACTGGCATGAAGGGCATTTGTCCCTGATCCTGTGGGCACGGGAACGCTGCGATATGCTGGTGACGTCCATTTTCGTCAATCCGACCCAGTTCGGACCTGGAGAGGATCTGGACAATTATCCTTCGGATCTCGCCCGTGACGCCGGACTGGCCGAAACCTGCGGCGTGGACGCGCTTTTTTGTCCGAGCAAGCGGACCATGTATGCTCCGGATCACGGCACCTGGATCAACGTGCCCGATGTGGCCCGCAACCTGTGTGGCAAAACCCGGCCCAATCATTTTCAGGGCGTGGCCACGGTGGTGTGCAAGCTTTTCAATCTGGTCCAGCCGACCTTTGCCGTTTTCGGCGAGAAGGACTGGCAGCAGCTGGCCGTCATCCGCAAGATGACCCGTGACCTGGATATCCCGGTGCGCATCGAGGGACGTCCCATCGTGCGCGAGCCCGACGGCCTAGCCTTGAGTTCGCGCAATGTCTATCTGACGCCCGAGGAGCGCGCCGTGGCGCCACACATCCAAAAAGGGCTTTGCGTGCTGGAGGATTTGATCCGGG comes from the Deltaproteobacteria bacterium genome and includes:
- a CDS encoding ATP-binding cassette domain-containing protein, giving the protein MALISASNLSLSFSGPLLLDDISLQLHEGDRVCLLGRNGEGKSTLMRILAREFPSDSGEVRWSKDLTIASLPQEVPASLGGTVYQVVADGAGEAGLCLAALRYEASPDIAVDPPLVARAHRMLDEQGAWSVTQKIDTVITHLDLDPDADFASLSGGLKRKTLLARALAGDPDILFLDEPTNHLDIASIRWLEEFLVKQVRTLFFVTHDRMFLRHVANRILELDRGQLVDWACDYDTFLKRKADVLATEEALWKRFDQKLKEEEIWIRQGIKARRTRNEGRVRALKTMREERRQRRERTGNVSMQIQEARTSGTLVLEVKNISFAWEGRPVIRDFSCNVMRGDKVGIVGPNGVGKTTLLKLLLGDLEPQAGAVRQGTKLEVAYSDQMRSILDDTKTARDIVGEGADFIDVNGNRRHVIGYLKDFLFTPERAQTPVSVLSGGERNRLLLAKLFTRPCNVLVLDEPTNDLDQETLELLEELIGDFSGTVLVVSHDREFLNNTVTSCFVFEGHGRVVEYAGGYDDWLTQRPVVEEKTPVLPRPERVKAPRARKLTYKESRELEALPERIEALEGDIAQLQERMNDPEFYTNDHTVVATEAARLDVLESELDELLTRWDELEELRKLCES
- a CDS encoding DUF2721 domain-containing protein, giving the protein MDITLTTPALLFSTLSLLLLAYTNRFLALAARIRTLYDRYQTSQFPGLLAQIESLRLRVNLIRLMQMYGVLSLFLCVLCMFFLFAGFIIMGKIVFGLSLLAMLVSLGVSTREISMSTLALNIQLESLSAAREKNDGR
- a CDS encoding pantoate--beta-alanine ligase, encoding MERIFEPKAMQDLALSWRAQGLTVGLVPTMGYWHEGHLSLILWARERCDMLVTSIFVNPTQFGPGEDLDNYPSDLARDAGLAETCGVDALFCPSKRTMYAPDHGTWINVPDVARNLCGKTRPNHFQGVATVVCKLFNLVQPTFAVFGEKDWQQLAVIRKMTRDLDIPVRIEGRPIVREPDGLALSSRNVYLTPEERAVAPHIQKGLCVLEDLIRVGQRDPGRLRTAVSAYYRQHIPTGQLDYLELVDPRRIEPVERLGADVLAAVALRLGKARLIDNKYITIEA